Proteins co-encoded in one Zootoca vivipara chromosome 3, rZooViv1.1, whole genome shotgun sequence genomic window:
- the TFB2M gene encoding dimethyladenosine transferase 2, mitochondrial — translation MLRSAVAVAALAPSGLPGRPLLLTALSLSPGKRLSSRGPAGQSEQRRGPAKPRFPPLRIPEVAETARLVAEKTRAPPPLRRFIACPDLARAVASSLQSGRGSEERETVVLECEPGPGVLTRTLLNAGTHVIALESNKSFLPDLESLKEKSDGQLEVVHCDFFRLDPVGFGSVKPPFMYSERLFENLGILTVPWTADVTLKVIGIVPQRKERNLIWKLLYALYERSSIFKYGRTELNLFVSEKEYKTLVAKPEETRTYQALSVLWQTACDIQLLRMEPWPSFLTNSKNGGLSIPKSVLLQNDHLCLIRLTPRKNLFTDSLTTSNSRIFVVMVKQCLAKSKTKLIDKLNFWSSQGGKELLRQLEIPENITTGSLYPEQYKSLFEIMEQANEFDQSWLYDEDSLEDSRGINF, via the exons ATGCTGCGctcggcggtggcggtggcggccttGGCCCCGTCGGGCCTGCCAGGGCGCCCGTTGCTGCTGACGGCTCTGAGCCTGTCGCCTGGGAAGCGGCTCTCTTCGCGAGGCCCGGCGGGTCAGAGCGAGCAGCGCCGGGGCCCGGCAAAGCCCCGCTTCCCTCCTCTGCGGATCCCCGAGGTGGCCGAAACGGCCCGCTTGGTGGCGGAGAAGACGCGGGCCCCGCCGCCGCTGCGAAGGTTCATCGCCTGTCCCGACCTCGCGCGTGCCGTGGCCTCTAGTCTGCAAAGCGGGAGGGGCTCCGAGGAGCGGGAGACGGTGGTGCTGGAATGCGAGCCAG GGCCTGGAGTCTTAACCCGAACATTACTCAATGCTGGTACCCATGTGATAGCTCTGGAGAGTAATAAGTCATTTCTTCCTGACTTAGAG tctcttaaggaaaaatcAGATGGCCAGCTAGAAGTGGTACATTGTGACTTTTTCAGATTGGACCCTGTGGGTTTTGGATCCGTGAAGCCACCTTTTATGTATTCTGAAAGACTTTTTGAGAACTTGGGCATCTTAACAGTTCCTTGGACAGCAG ATGTTACTCTAAAAGTGATTGGAATTGTGccacaaagaaaggaaaggaacctGATTTGGAAGCTTCTCTATGCCTTATATGAACGCAGTTCTATATTTAAATATGGAAGAACAGAACTGAACCTCTTTGTCAGTGAAAAAGAATATAAG acTCTTGTTGCAAAGCCTGAGGAAACAAGAACCTATCAAGCACTAAGTGTACTATGGCAAACAGCCTGTGACATCCAACTTCTGCGTATG GAGCCTTGGCCTTCATTTTTGACTAATTCAAAAAATGGTGGACTCTCTATACCAAAGAGTGTG ctgctgcagaatgaCCACTTGTGCTTAATACGGCTGACGCCGCGGAAGAATTTGTTTACGGACAGCTTGACAACTAGTAATTCAAGAATATTTGTTGTGATGGTGAAACAATGCCTTGCTAAAAGCAAGACTAAACTAATAGATAAATTAAA tttttGGAGTTCCCAAGGTGGGAAGGAATTATTGAGACAGTTGGAGATACCAGAAAACATTACAACGGGTAGTCTATATCCAGAGCAGTACAAAAGCCTTTTTGAGATTATGGAACAAGCTAATGAATTTGACCAAAGCTGGCTCTATGATGAAGATTCTTTAGAGGATAGCAGGGGCATCAATTTTTAA